Proteins encoded by one window of Vidua chalybeata isolate OUT-0048 chromosome 8, bVidCha1 merged haplotype, whole genome shotgun sequence:
- the CXCL12 gene encoding stromal cell-derived factor 1 isoform X1 — protein MDLRALALLAFALAVISLSEEKPVSLTYRCPCRFYESNVARANIKHLKILSTPNCSLQIVARLKSNSKQVCIDPKLKWIQEYLEKALNKPRHRTHKKKQQKKRGPLCPSRATPLKSPGRKNGGSRCKRQAL, from the exons ATGGACCTTCGCGCCCTGGCGCTGCTCGCCTTCGCCCTGGCCGTCATCTCGCTCTCGGAGG AGAAACCCGTCAGCCTGACTTACCGATGTCCCTGTCGATTCTACGAGAGCAACGTGGCAAGAGCCAATATTAAGCACCTCAAAATCCTCTCCACACCCAACTGCTCACTTCAGATTGT TGCAAGGCTCAAGAGCAACAGCAAGCAAGTGTGCATTGATCCCAAGTTAAAGTGGATCCAGGAATATCTGGAGAAAGCTTTAAACAA aCCACGTCATCGCACTcataaaaaaaagcaacagaagaaaCGGGGCCCACTCTGCCCTTCCCGTGCAACACCACTAAAGTCTCCAGGGAGAAAGAATG GAGGTTCAAGATGTAAGAGGCAAGCATTGTAA
- the CXCL12 gene encoding stromal cell-derived factor 1 isoform X2 yields the protein MDLRALALLAFALAVISLSEEKPVSLTYRCPCRFYESNVARANIKHLKILSTPNCSLQIVARLKSNSKQVCIDPKLKWIQEYLEKALNKRATQLEHVLLSLPLVKI from the exons ATGGACCTTCGCGCCCTGGCGCTGCTCGCCTTCGCCCTGGCCGTCATCTCGCTCTCGGAGG AGAAACCCGTCAGCCTGACTTACCGATGTCCCTGTCGATTCTACGAGAGCAACGTGGCAAGAGCCAATATTAAGCACCTCAAAATCCTCTCCACACCCAACTGCTCACTTCAGATTGT TGCAAGGCTCAAGAGCAACAGCAAGCAAGTGTGCATTGATCCCAAGTTAAAGTGGATCCAGGAATATCTGGAGAAAGCTTTAAACAA GAGAGCAACTCAGCTGGAACATGTTCTGCTCTCATTACCACTAGTGAAGATCTGA